The nucleotide window TGTAAAAAATGAAATTGCTAAAGGTAAAACTAAATGTAAAAGATTTACATTTGAAGAAGTTACTAAATTAAAATTTTCAATAAAAAAATCTGCATATTTATAATATGCTAATAAAGCAACATTACAAATAATTCCAAAAATCAAAACGGTTTTTTTTGCAAAAGATTTATTTATTCTATTTTTATTATCTTGTATATTGTTTGATAAACTATTTCCAATTAAATAATTGAATAACATAGAAATAAGAATTAAAGGTAAATAAGTAATATTCCACCAAGAATAAAAAAACAAACTTGCAAATACTAAAAAACCTTTAGAAGCTTGAGTTAATCTTTTACTATTTAAATAAAAATAGATAAAAAATGTTATTGGTAGAAATGCAAATATAAATTCATAGCTGTTAAATAACATTAAATTTCTTTTTTTCTCTCATAATAATTTACTCCAAATTCAAATAAATCATTTGTTTCATTTAATTTTGGTTGTTTTATATCTTTTCCTGATAGATTCAACTCTTTTTTATTTAAAATCCAATCTATATTTAAATCTCTATCATCAAAGGCTATACCTCTATCACATTCAGGACTATAATAGTTATCTACTTTATAAGCAAATATTGTATCATCTTCAAGCACTACGAATCCATGTGCAAATCCTCTTGGAACTAGCATCTGTTTTTTATTTTCAGCACTTAATTCAACAGCTACATATTTTCCAAATGTTGGACTTCCTTTTCTAATATCAACTGCAACATCAAGCACACGTCCTTGAATAACTCTTACTAATTTTGTTTGTGCATATGGAGAAAGTTGATAATGAAGTCCTCTTAAAACTCCTTTTGAAGATTTTGATTCATTATCTTGACAGAAGTTGATTTTATATCCAAGAAATTCTTCTAATTTATCTGCTCTAAATGTTTCTACAAAGTATCCTCTATCATCGCCATGAACTTTTGGTTCAATTATTACTATATCTT belongs to Arcobacter defluvii and includes:
- the rfbC gene encoding dTDP-4-dehydrorhamnose 3,5-epimerase, whose translation is MQFVRTDIKDIVIIEPKVHGDDRGYFVETFRADKLEEFLGYKINFCQDNESKSSKGVLRGLHYQLSPYAQTKLVRVIQGRVLDVAVDIRKGSPTFGKYVAVELSAENKKQMLVPRGFAHGFVVLEDDTIFAYKVDNYYSPECDRGIAFDDRDLNIDWILNKKELNLSGKDIKQPKLNETNDLFEFGVNYYERKKEI